Genomic segment of Cottoperca gobio chromosome 6, fCotGob3.1, whole genome shotgun sequence:
GTTTAATTTTCTATCCAATACTTCCCCCGacaaaaaacattgtttcattTAGAGAGAATATCGTGAGCACACCTGCAGTTGGCTCTGCGCTGCTGCTCTTCCTTCCACGAGCAGCTGATCTCTCTTTAGTTTGAGGTGCGTTTACTTCTTCTGACTTTTCAGTCTCTCTTCTCTTGGATCCGGCCTCCTTCGGATGTGCATCCTTTTCCTTCTTTGGCGTTTTGGTCGCAGTTTCCTGTTTGACCACCTTCTTCTTTGGTGTGCTTTCTGAGCGACCTCTGGCCACCTAATGAAACAAACTTGTCTTAAGGGTCACATCTGTAGAGTTCATTACTTGTTAAGCAACAAAAGTGACTGTTGATACCTTTTTATTGTCCGTGTAATCAtggtcttcttctttctttgctttcttttttgcCTTGGGTGACTTTAAAACTATCGagtggaaaaaaaacactgatcAGTTTATGCATCGACTATCCTCCGATACATTTCAGCTGAAGTTCTCAGTTTTGTGTATTCTAAGTACCTTTAGGCGTCATGGGGCCTGGATCTCCCTAAAAATAGAACAGTATGTATTAGTATCagtgagatatatatatatatatatatatatatatatatatatatatatatatatatatatatatatatatatatatatatatatatatatatatatatatattaaaatatagaaatgttCTATTCCTCACTTTGAACCACATAGTTCTGCCATTGTGGTCCCGTATAGATGTCATTCCATCCTTGTAGTAACACTGCAGCCATGCCTCAAAGTCAGAGTAGTCTGCCTTCTGGGGGTCGTAGCCCTTTCCACCTAAGACACAAAACAGGAGGCATTTCACTGTAAGATCAAATTGTATTATCTCTGAATTGAAAATGATTCTGAAAGTTTTTCACTCAAAATGAAACCAACCTAGGCTCACCACCTCTAGaggaactgtgtgacagagtCTGAGCAGGTCACCCGTCTCCCTTTTCAGCTGTGTATCTCCGTCTGAGGTCTTGTgcacagaagaaagaaaagcactGTTACAAAATGTAAAGCAGTGATTTGTCGAGTGTCTGATCTGCAAAAATGTCTCTGTCTGGGCTATTTCACCTTTGTGTCCGGGATCTCATCTTTtactttcttctcattttcgCATAAATCTTCTGACTCAAGGCCTTCCAGTACGACCCTGGCGGCCACGAAGGGTGGGATGTTCAACCTTGAAAGAGAAACTactttacacacacagtcttttgTACAAAAAACAGAAAGGCTCTTTTGTTTATCACAATCACTGCACCTCCCCACTGGAATTAAAGAAccaagaagagaaagaaaaacattctttTCATATCTGGAGAGAAACAGGCCTTGAGACTCGTGACAGCTGGTTGTTCTTTTCTGATCTTGATTTGTCCTTGTAATAAACAAGCACACAGCTACTCCCTGTTGCCTTGTTGCTAAtcttatctttattttaaaattgtacaTGTTTACTGTTAGTCAAGGTCTGGTGGCACCAGGATTTCTGCCCCGAGGATGTGTCTGCTTTATCTCACTTTGTTATTTGTAGCCACTAGTTACATCTAGCAAGGTACTCCAGATGCAAACTAGCTATGTGAGGAGATCTACAGACATATTTTCCCAATATCTTAACTCAGGTTATTTGACGATACCAAATAACGATCCAATATCAGTGCTTTCTTTTCCTCCAAATTTGACATCTGTATACTTCACTGCATGGAACCCATTGGTTTCATTTTTCTGAAAGGTAACATGAGGCCATGGACTGCTGCGTCAACTATCTGCCATGACTGAATAAACATAGTTGTTAGGaggaaaaacttatttttttaatgacatttacaaAGAAATTGTACTTAATTTGAGGTTAACTGATGAGTTGATCggcataaacatttatttatcagcAACCAGAGTCTTTTTTCAAACtgaaatgccaaacattcacTGGTACCAGCTTCACAAATAGGAAGATTcgctgctttttctttcttatttgaTTGTGAACTCAATATTTTGGAGTTTTATActttgtcagacaaaacaagttaTTTGAGGATGACATTTTCAACCATGGGAAACTTAACTGTTTTATgatattttcattaaaacaattcaGATTATTCCATCATTTAAAAGAATTGCTAGTTACAGGCCTATATTCAAAGTGGATTGTCGTGTAACTTGTACGGCAGTGgttcagtcagtaggggctcggactgtgagccgtagggttgctggttcaagtcaccgaccctGACCTAAAacaaatggagtgtgactgctacttggacaggtcccagttcacctcctgccgtggggcccttgagcaaggcaccggccatcccccttcccctctcactcccattgctccccgggcgctgtcctatgagctgcccactgctcctagtactagactcctggtactaggatgggttaaaagcagagaacaaatttcactgtgtgctgtgtgctctgtatgtgtgaccattaaagagggtttcatccctccaaatcttaaTGGGATCAGTATTGGAGCATCCCTAACACATAACTGTAAAGTGTCTTGTCATGGTAATGATTCATTTGTCTGTTATCACAACTCCTTTTGTGCGTAGGTTTCGGTTGCATTATGATTTTTGTGTGCGCAGGTTCTGTTTAGTGGTGTGCTCATCATGTGCTGATAAGCGATATGACTCTtccacccctcccctctctactcACCGTCTTTAAAAAGGCATGAACACAGATATACAATTGTTCTATGTATAAATACTCCATAGACGAGtttatttctcaagaatcttattttcagtattatagacttcactgTAGTAGTGCTGTGGGTTGTTCATGTTTATCACCTGAAAAGGATTTCAGCCCTGAGGTAGTTCCCGATACCGTTGAAGTACTTCTGATTGAGCAGCACTTCACAGATGGGCTTGTCAAAGGCACGGTCAGACAGGCGCGACACAACCTTCTCCCTGCAAAATCAATAACTGGTCAGTGTGCGAGTGAGAATTTCGTTGAGCAGGGGACTCATGGTACACTCTCAGCATTACTTACCTGAAGCTTTCGTACTCAAACATGATGCAGGGCCCTCTGTCAGGCTGCCAAGTCCCATTGGGATGCCAGGTGCCAAACCTGCGTGCATCCACAAAGCTCAGCACTCTGCAGGGCGTCTCTTTGGAATAAAAACGCAGATGGGCATGTTTGGGCAGCTCATCCTCTGTGGTGAAGCGGAAATAACCCGACATCCCAAAGCGTAAGACTATGTCCATGGCCTGGTCTGCTTGTCCTGCCTTCActctctgttttgtatcatcACTCTTCATGGGCGTCAGCGTGAGCTTCACTTCCTTCCCTCTGGAAGTGGCAGTGATGAGATAGGCCTCACAGGCGAAGGCCACATCAGGACTCTTGCTGACTTCAGATTTTCTGACCGGTCCCGTAAACACCACTCCAGCACACATTTTGTTCACATAAAGGCTGGCCAGGTGGAGCTCTGGTCCCTCAGGCATTGTGTTGGAACAAATGAAGCTGTGCTGCAGAAAATTAAGTGGCCAAGCAACCAAAAACCTTTCAGAAACTTATTCCAGTATTTGAGCATTTGACTTTGACATTGGTTAATGTTTTTCAGAGTGGTGGCAactcagtatttctaaaatcctgGCTTCTATGTCGTATACACACTACTCGCATTCATTATTTAGACTGCACAACGTAATACATCAATGCCTTGACTTTACAACATTGCACACACCATGCCACAGATACGATATGACACATCACTCTAAAGATGTAAAAATAGGCGTTTTTCATTGAGTTGCGAGGGGCATCTCGGGGCAAAACAACTTACCCAAACCAGGAAATAGACTACGCCGTTGATAAACTAGTCACTACCTACGGAGTTTGTCGGGTTCCTCAACCATCTGCAGGGCTGCACGATGTGCATGTATGGCATGGACCAAAAAGCTTATACAACATGCTTGTTacgaaatgtgttgtgtttttaggtTATATAATATCACCGGGGGCCATTCATTAATCTGAAAAGTCGCGAGATGTCCATGCTTTTCCAATCCCGTTATTTATAATTAGATATATGCTGGTATTTCACATGTGTTTCTCATCAAAGTGGGtgtttttctcatgtttggAAATAATTCATGAAAGCGAAGAAAATAAACGGAGCTTTTCTAGCAGACGCACTGTAGGATCATAACAGGAGCGAACAGTCCAGCACCAATGCATGTTGGGATATGTAGGCGTTGCAGAAGGAAACACAAATCtctgtatttcacattttattttgatatttatgaGCATAAGGTAGGCTAAAACACAAAGTATGAATataattcaaatcaaaatgtgaGAATCAATatacaacattttacaa
This window contains:
- the neil1 gene encoding endonuclease 8-like 1 isoform X1 → MPEGPELHLASLYVNKMCAGVVFTGPVRKSEVSKSPDVAFACEAYLITATSRGKEVKLTLTPMKSDDTKQRVKAGQADQAMDIVLRFGMSGYFRFTTEDELPKHAHLRFYSKETPCRVLSFVDARRFGTWHPNGTWQPDRGPCIMFEYESFREKVVSRLSDRAFDKPICEVLLNQKYFNGIGNYLRAEILFRLNIPPFVAARVVLEGLESEDLCENEKKVKDEIPDTKTSDGDTQLKRETGDLLRLCHTVPLEVVSLGGKGYDPQKADYSDFEAWLQCYYKDGMTSIRDHNGRTMWFKGDPGPMTPKVLKSPKAKKKAKKEEDHDYTDNKKVARGRSESTPKKKVVKQETATKTPKKEKDAHPKEAGSKRRETEKSEEVNAPQTKERSAARGRKSSSAEPTAVVLVAGAPRRSSRMTRQNSK
- the neil1 gene encoding endonuclease 8-like 1 isoform X2, giving the protein MPEGPELHLASLYVNKMCAGVVFTGPVRKSEVSKSPDVAFACEAYLITATSRGKEVKLTLTPMKSDDTKQRVKAGQADQAMDIVLRFGMSGYFRFTTEDELPKHAHLRFYSKETPCRVLSFVDARRFGTWHPNGTWQPDRGPCIMFEYESFREKVVSRLSDRAFDKPICEVLLNQKYFNGIGNYLRAEILFRLNIPPFVAARVVLEGLESEDLCENEKKVKDEIPDTKTSDGDTQLKRETGDLLRLCHTVPLEVVSLGGKGYDPQKADYSDFEAWLQCYYKDGMTSIRDHNGRTMWFKGDPGPMTPKVLKSPKAKKKAKKEEDHDYTDNKKVARGRSESTPKKKVVKQETATKTPKKEKDAHPKEAGSKRRETEKSEEVNAPQTKERSAARGRKSSSAEPTAGAPRRSSRMTRQNSK